In one window of Nitrospirota bacterium DNA:
- a CDS encoding DUF4258 domain-containing protein, whose translation MPTDIDFSLHSLLKIEILKAHDLPVTKEIIENIVKNPDKIEVGYKNRLIAQKGFDATRVLRVVYETLPDKLYVVTVYPGRRSRYEKD comes from the coding sequence ATGCCAACAGATATTGACTTTAGCTTACATTCATTGCTGAAAATTGAGATACTGAAGGCTCACGATCTACCTGTAACAAAAGAAATTATTGAAAATATTGTCAAAAACCCTGATAAAATAGAAGTAGGCTATAAAAACAGATTAATTGCTCAAAAGGGTTTTGATGCAACTCGTGTCCTTAGAGTAGTTTATGAAACATTACCAGACAAACTTTACGTCGTAACTGTTTATCCGGGAAGGAGGTCCCGATATGAGAAAGATTAA
- a CDS encoding DUF2283 domain-containing protein, with product MRKIKYSKDVDALLIELSDKKIDYAEEEGQMIVHFSKEGEPVLLEILDAKDFILNSLSSLVKEKEVAIP from the coding sequence ATGAGAAAGATTAAATATAGTAAAGATGTTGACGCCCTTCTTATTGAACTTTCAGATAAAAAGATAGATTACGCTGAAGAAGAAGGGCAGATGATTGTCCATTTTTCAAAAGAAGGCGAGCCGGTACTTCTTGAAATACTGGATGCAAAAGACTTTATTCTCAATTCTCTTTCCAGTCTTGTAAAAGAAAAGGAAGTAGCAATACCCTAA
- a CDS encoding deoxyhypusine synthase family protein — protein MDKKKCLLSKKIRHFDPVKNSRVKDVLEAFHSTSFQSRNLARCFSVFKNMLSDKNTVIYFGLSGAMVPAGMKKVVRDMIAHNMIDVLVSTGANMYHDFFESQGHNHYVAERHVGDEELREMRIDRIYDTFADDNLFIKVDAFFTALPKKLEKRAYSSREFLSEMGKRIKDPSSIIRTAYKTGTPVFCPTIHDSGIGIGLVAYCFRDNPDSGFYIDLLRDNYEIMQIAKKAKSTGVFYIGGGVPKNYIQQIEPMLEVFGYNNHPGHQFAIQITTDDPKWGGLSGCTFEEAKSWGKIKYSATSATVYIDATIGLPLLVSAMMQEKAILKNRAKRQFAWKGSELKQIKLV, from the coding sequence TTGGATAAGAAAAAATGCCTGCTCTCAAAAAAAATCAGACATTTTGACCCGGTAAAAAACAGCAGGGTTAAAGATGTCCTTGAAGCCTTTCACAGCACGTCTTTTCAGAGCAGGAACTTAGCCAGGTGTTTTTCAGTTTTTAAAAATATGCTTTCGGATAAAAACACCGTTATCTATTTTGGATTGTCCGGCGCAATGGTCCCTGCCGGGATGAAAAAAGTTGTCAGGGACATGATTGCTCATAACATGATAGACGTGCTTGTTTCAACCGGCGCCAATATGTATCATGATTTTTTTGAAAGCCAGGGGCATAACCATTATGTGGCAGAGAGACATGTCGGTGATGAGGAACTCAGGGAAATGCGCATTGACAGGATTTACGATACCTTTGCCGACGACAATTTATTTATTAAAGTGGATGCCTTTTTTACTGCTCTCCCTAAAAAACTGGAGAAAAGGGCTTATTCCTCAAGAGAGTTCCTTTCAGAGATGGGAAAGAGGATTAAGGACCCCTCGTCAATAATAAGGACTGCTTATAAGACAGGCACTCCTGTTTTCTGCCCGACAATACATGACAGCGGCATAGGCATAGGATTGGTGGCTTATTGCTTCAGGGACAATCCTGACAGCGGATTTTACATAGACCTCCTGAGGGATAATTATGAGATTATGCAGATTGCAAAGAAGGCAAAATCCACGGGCGTGTTTTACATAGGGGGCGGTGTGCCTAAAAACTACATCCAGCAGATAGAGCCGATGCTGGAGGTGTTTGGTTATAATAATCACCCCGGGCATCAGTTTGCAATTCAGATAACAACGGACGACCCCAAATGGGGCGGGCTTTCCGGATGCACCTTTGAAGAGGCAAAGTCGTGGGGCAAGATAAAATATTCCGCAACTTCGGCAACGGTTTACATAGACGCCACAATAGGGCTTCCACTGCTTGTATCAGCCATGATGCAGGAAAAGGCTATCTTAAAAAACCGCGCAAAAAGACAGTTTGCGTGGAAAGGCTCGGAGCTGAAACAGATTAAGCTGGTGTAA